A window of Costertonia aggregata contains these coding sequences:
- a CDS encoding NUDIX hydrolase has protein sequence MELNDYSKEDKVLLALDCIIFGFDNEGLKVLLIKRNFEPEKGRWSLIGGFLKKEEILDQAAIRILNRLTGLDDIFMEQLYTFSKVDRDPVERTLSVAYYALIDIAAHDKKLIQENSAKWFLLEDVPKLIFDHDKMLERAIARLRRRARTKPIGFELLPDTFTMPQLQKLYESILDKKLDKRNFISKVNGLDILVRLDEKDMTVSKKGAFLYRFDKEMYDQKVVDGFNFKI, from the coding sequence ATGGAACTAAACGATTACAGTAAAGAGGACAAAGTACTACTGGCGTTGGACTGTATCATTTTTGGATTTGACAATGAGGGACTGAAGGTATTGCTAATAAAAAGAAATTTTGAGCCGGAAAAAGGAAGATGGTCTTTAATCGGTGGTTTCCTTAAAAAGGAAGAAATTTTAGATCAAGCTGCAATTCGTATACTTAATCGTCTGACGGGTCTTGACGATATCTTCATGGAACAGTTATATACTTTCAGCAAAGTAGATCGCGATCCCGTGGAAAGGACACTGTCTGTAGCCTATTATGCTTTAATCGATATTGCCGCACATGATAAAAAACTAATTCAGGAAAATTCCGCAAAATGGTTTTTATTGGAAGATGTGCCAAAACTTATCTTCGATCATGATAAAATGCTGGAAAGGGCGATAGCACGATTGAGAAGAAGAGCTCGAACAAAGCCAATTGGTTTTGAGCTTTTACCTGATACCTTTACCATGCCCCAACTTCAAAAATTATACGAATCCATTTTGGATAAAAAATTGGATAAACGGAATTTCATATCCAAAGTAAATGGTTTGGATATTCTAGTTAGGCTAGATGAAAAGGATATGACGGTCTCTAAAAAAGGTGCTTTTCTTTATAGATTTGATAAGGAAATGTATGACCAAAAGGTAGTTGATGGGTTTAATTTTAAAATTTAA
- the rseP gene encoding RIP metalloprotease RseP, which produces MSPTLIQALQFLLSLSLLIILHEMGHFLPAKWFKTRVEKFYLFFDVKFALFKKKIGGTEYGIGWLPLGGYVKISGMIDESMDTDAMKEEPKPWEFRSKPAWQRLIIMLGGVTVNFLVAFFIYVFTSFFYGDTDISTKGLKGGYEISNKVLNDAGLQTGDDIISVDGKTYEGYSDLRMSLITAEKVTLKRDGETMTITLPQDFLGKLSDNNERGLLTPRFPFLATSVIDTMHNSKADIRENDLFVAIDGNEMLFADEYESFFEDNKDKKVVVTVLREGKKVDVPVQIDGDGKLGIIRNLNPLKAQELGYYSIYQRKYGFLESFGVGATKFIDQITGYGAQLKKIFTPSTGAYKGVGGFKAIFDIFPETWSWEVFWRITAFLSIMLAVLNLLPIPALDGGHVMFLLYEMVSGRKPSDKFLEYAQMVGFFLLLALILFANGNDIYKAIFK; this is translated from the coding sequence ATGAGTCCCACCTTAATACAGGCACTGCAGTTTTTATTGAGTCTTTCCTTATTGATTATTCTTCACGAAATGGGCCATTTTTTGCCCGCCAAATGGTTCAAGACCCGGGTAGAGAAATTTTATCTGTTCTTTGATGTGAAATTCGCTCTTTTCAAAAAGAAAATCGGCGGTACGGAATATGGTATAGGTTGGTTGCCTTTGGGCGGTTATGTGAAAATTTCCGGTATGATCGATGAAAGCATGGACACCGACGCCATGAAAGAGGAACCCAAACCTTGGGAATTTCGAAGCAAACCGGCATGGCAAAGGCTTATTATCATGCTGGGCGGGGTTACGGTAAATTTTTTGGTAGCCTTTTTCATCTATGTTTTTACATCGTTTTTTTATGGTGACACCGATATTTCTACCAAAGGTTTAAAGGGCGGTTATGAGATATCCAACAAGGTGCTCAATGATGCCGGCTTGCAAACAGGCGATGATATCATATCTGTAGATGGTAAAACGTATGAAGGGTATTCGGATTTGCGTATGAGCCTTATTACTGCTGAAAAGGTGACCCTAAAAAGAGATGGTGAGACAATGACAATAACTTTGCCCCAAGATTTTTTGGGCAAACTAAGCGATAATAACGAAAGAGGTTTGCTCACTCCTCGCTTTCCTTTTTTGGCTACGTCTGTAATTGATACCATGCATAACTCAAAGGCCGATATACGGGAAAATGATCTGTTCGTGGCCATAGACGGCAATGAAATGTTGTTCGCCGATGAATATGAGAGCTTTTTCGAGGACAATAAAGACAAAAAAGTAGTTGTCACAGTTTTGAGAGAAGGCAAAAAAGTAGATGTGCCCGTACAAATTGATGGTGACGGGAAATTAGGTATCATAAGAAACCTAAACCCTTTAAAAGCACAAGAATTGGGCTATTATAGTATTTATCAAAGAAAATATGGCTTTTTGGAAAGTTTTGGGGTAGGTGCTACCAAGTTCATTGATCAAATAACGGGGTACGGCGCCCAACTTAAGAAAATATTTACGCCAAGTACTGGAGCCTATAAGGGTGTGGGAGGCTTTAAGGCTATTTTTGATATATTTCCCGAAACTTGGAGTTGGGAAGTGTTTTGGAGAATAACGGCATTTTTATCCATAATGTTGGCCGTGCTGAACCTACTGCCTATTCCCGCTTTGGATGGCGGCCATGTGATGTTTTTATTGTACGAAATGGTATCTGGCAGAAAGCCGAGCGACAAGTTTTTGGAATACGCCCAAATGGTAGGCTTTTTTCTACTGTTGGCCTTGATATTGTTTGCCAATGGGAACGATATCTACAAAGCCATTTTTAAATAG
- a CDS encoding SCO family protein: MLTFFSKYKFFGLVLLGLSAVIVYLFYNALQPKKNLPVFQPSMVNPELVDSTLHYTKKYHTIADFSLTNQNGETITQKDYEDKIYVADFFFTTCPTICPIMTKNMVTVQEKIKNDTDVMLLSHSVTPQIDSVAQLKKYALEKGVDDRKWNLVTGDKKQIYELARKSYLAVKTDGDGGPYDMIHTENFILVDKERRIRGFYDGTKEEDIDKLMADLSILKDSYSE, from the coding sequence ATGCTGACATTCTTTAGCAAATACAAATTTTTTGGCCTGGTTCTACTAGGGTTATCCGCCGTAATAGTCTACTTATTTTACAACGCCCTACAGCCCAAGAAAAACTTACCGGTTTTTCAACCTTCTATGGTAAATCCCGAACTGGTGGATAGTACATTGCACTACACCAAAAAATACCATACCATAGCCGATTTTTCGCTGACCAATCAAAATGGTGAGACCATTACCCAAAAAGATTACGAGGATAAAATTTACGTGGCCGATTTTTTCTTTACCACTTGCCCCACGATATGTCCGATAATGACCAAGAATATGGTGACCGTGCAGGAAAAAATAAAGAATGATACTGATGTTATGCTACTGTCACATTCCGTCACCCCGCAAATAGACTCGGTCGCCCAACTAAAAAAATACGCCTTGGAAAAAGGGGTCGATGATCGTAAATGGAATTTGGTGACAGGCGACAAAAAACAGATATATGAACTGGCCAGAAAATCATATTTGGCCGTAAAGACCGATGGTGATGGCGGACCTTATGACATGATACATACCGAAAATTTTATACTGGTCGACAAAGAAAGGCGTATACGTGGCTTTTATGATGGCACCAAGGAAGAAGATATAGATAAATTAATGGCCGATTTATCTATTTTAAAAGATTCCTATTCCGAATAA
- a CDS encoding FeoA family protein translates to MITTVAHLKRGERGIIKEFADDILPIKLLELGCLPGNEIELVQVAPLKDPIYINVNGSHIAIRRSMALQIELEIIDDATL, encoded by the coding sequence TTGATTACGACCGTAGCACATCTTAAACGAGGGGAAAGGGGAATCATAAAAGAGTTTGCCGACGATATTCTTCCCATTAAGCTACTGGAGCTGGGGTGCTTGCCCGGCAATGAAATTGAACTGGTACAAGTAGCCCCCTTAAAAGACCCCATCTACATTAACGTGAACGGTTCCCATATAGCGATAAGGCGTTCCATGGCACTTCAAATAGAATTAGAAATTATTGATGATGCCACACTATGA
- the feoB gene encoding ferrous iron transport protein B — MSKQINVALIGNPNTGKTSVFNQLTGLNQKVGNYPGITVEKKEGICKLSKGLRAHILDLPGTYSLNTTSLDESVAVEILLNKKDKNHPDVAVVVSDVENLKRNLLLFTQIKDLMIPTILIINMSDRMSRKGITIDIELLEKKLDTKIALTSSRKGLGIDRLKELITDFKNLSSSPCIDTTVIDPVYFGRLKSTFPKEELYKLWLVITQDVNFMPVEKKLVEDTSSFVTKSKSELKRLQRKETILRYQFINGILKETYKIDVSAAKGFRATLDKVLTHKIFGYLIFFAILLTIFQAIYDWSEYPMDAIDAFFASASEWVKSTLPSGIFTDLVAEGILAGIGGIVIFIPQIAFLFFFIALLEETGYMSRVVFLMDRVMRPFGLSGKSVVPLISGTACAIPAIMATRNIENWKERLITILVTPFTTCSARLPIYLIIIALIIPQGRFIGLSYQALTLMLLYLIGFAASIISAMVLNKILKIKNRSFFVVEMPNYKLPLFKNVAYTVWEKTKSFVFGAGKIILAISIVLWFLGSNGFSYEFNNAEGIVKDRIEKNGLSAYSEAYIKRKLNDYKKSTPISVIPQKNAIGVKALQDSLAARKVMLTQLAINQEVASYKLEHSYIGHMGKAIEPVVRPLGYDWKIGIAVITSFAAREVFVGTLATIYSVGSDEEETIKNRMAAEIKPETKEPLFNLASGISLLLFYAFAMQCMSTLAIVKRETNSWKWPILQLVIMSGFAYIVALIAYQLLK, encoded by the coding sequence ATGAGCAAACAGATAAATGTTGCACTTATTGGTAACCCCAATACGGGTAAAACCTCGGTATTCAACCAACTCACCGGTCTTAATCAAAAAGTAGGCAACTATCCTGGTATCACGGTAGAAAAAAAAGAGGGCATCTGCAAACTTTCAAAGGGTCTCAGGGCCCATATATTGGATCTGCCGGGCACGTACAGCTTGAATACTACATCTTTGGATGAAAGCGTTGCCGTTGAAATTCTGCTGAACAAAAAAGACAAAAACCATCCGGATGTCGCAGTTGTCGTAAGTGATGTGGAAAACCTGAAAAGGAACTTGTTGCTCTTTACACAGATAAAGGACCTCATGATCCCTACGATACTGATCATCAACATGTCCGACAGGATGTCTAGAAAAGGCATAACCATAGATATTGAACTTCTCGAAAAAAAGTTGGACACCAAAATTGCCTTGACCAGCTCTAGAAAAGGTTTGGGTATTGATAGGTTAAAAGAGTTGATTACAGATTTCAAAAACCTTTCATCTTCGCCCTGCATTGACACAACGGTTATTGACCCCGTATATTTTGGGCGTTTGAAAAGCACTTTCCCCAAAGAGGAACTTTACAAACTATGGTTGGTCATTACGCAAGATGTCAACTTTATGCCCGTCGAAAAAAAATTGGTCGAGGACACCTCATCGTTCGTTACCAAATCAAAATCCGAACTAAAGCGCCTGCAGCGAAAGGAGACCATTCTCAGGTATCAATTTATCAACGGCATTCTAAAAGAAACCTATAAGATTGATGTTAGTGCGGCGAAAGGCTTTAGGGCAACGTTGGATAAAGTACTGACGCATAAAATTTTTGGATATCTAATTTTCTTCGCAATCCTGCTAACCATATTCCAAGCGATATATGATTGGAGCGAATACCCCATGGATGCTATCGATGCTTTTTTTGCATCGGCCAGCGAATGGGTTAAGTCAACTTTGCCCTCCGGTATTTTCACAGATCTTGTTGCCGAAGGTATATTGGCCGGTATCGGGGGGATAGTGATTTTTATTCCGCAAATAGCTTTTCTATTTTTCTTTATAGCCTTGTTAGAGGAGACGGGCTATATGAGCAGGGTCGTATTTTTGATGGACAGGGTCATGCGCCCCTTTGGGCTGAGCGGTAAAAGTGTGGTACCCTTGATCTCGGGTACTGCCTGTGCGATTCCCGCAATTATGGCAACGCGCAATATCGAGAACTGGAAAGAACGTTTAATTACCATATTGGTCACACCCTTTACCACATGCTCCGCACGATTGCCCATTTACCTTATCATTATCGCCTTGATAATCCCACAGGGAAGGTTCATCGGCTTGAGTTACCAAGCATTGACCTTAATGCTCTTGTATCTCATAGGCTTTGCGGCATCTATCATATCGGCCATGGTGCTGAATAAAATCCTAAAAATAAAGAACAGGTCGTTTTTTGTGGTAGAAATGCCCAACTATAAATTACCGCTTTTTAAAAATGTGGCCTACACGGTTTGGGAAAAGACCAAGAGCTTTGTCTTTGGGGCCGGTAAAATCATTTTGGCCATCTCTATTGTTTTGTGGTTTTTAGGCTCTAACGGATTTTCATACGAATTTAACAACGCCGAAGGTATTGTAAAGGACCGCATAGAGAAAAATGGGTTATCGGCCTATAGCGAGGCGTATATCAAAAGAAAATTGAACGACTATAAAAAGTCTACACCGATCAGCGTTATTCCCCAAAAAAACGCCATTGGCGTAAAGGCCCTACAAGACTCTTTAGCCGCAAGAAAAGTAATGCTCACGCAACTTGCCATAAATCAAGAGGTTGCCAGTTATAAACTGGAGCATTCCTATATAGGCCACATGGGTAAGGCTATTGAACCGGTCGTAAGGCCTTTAGGCTATGATTGGAAAATAGGTATTGCCGTAATCACATCATTCGCTGCGCGAGAAGTTTTTGTAGGAACGCTGGCCACCATTTACAGCGTGGGCAGCGACGAAGAGGAAACCATAAAGAACAGAATGGCGGCTGAGATAAAACCAGAGACCAAAGAACCTCTTTTTAATTTGGCATCGGGGATTTCACTACTGCTATTTTATGCCTTTGCCATGCAGTGTATGAGTACTTTGGCCATAGTAAAACGAGAGACCAATTCCTGGAAATGGCCCATATTACAATTGGTAATTATGAGTGGATTTGCTTATATTGTTGCTTTGATTGCTTATCAACTCTTAAAATAA
- a CDS encoding DUF423 domain-containing protein: MVLLAQVIGALYGLLAVVFGAFGAHALKRSFTDEQLKSFEVGVRYQMYHAILLLILSFNFNLDTSLEKYMVYSFCIGTFLFSFSIYGLCLSASKGNKLRFLGPITPLGGLFLVLGWGLLLYVFVKNMV, from the coding sequence ATGGTTTTGCTTGCACAGGTTATCGGAGCTTTATACGGCCTGCTTGCCGTTGTATTTGGTGCGTTTGGCGCACATGCCTTAAAAAGGTCTTTTACCGATGAACAGTTAAAAAGCTTTGAAGTAGGGGTACGCTACCAAATGTACCATGCTATTTTGCTCTTGATATTGAGTTTTAACTTTAATTTGGATACTTCTTTAGAGAAGTATATGGTCTATAGTTTTTGTATTGGGACGTTCTTGTTCTCGTTCAGTATTTACGGTTTGTGCCTAAGTGCATCAAAGGGGAATAAACTACGGTTTTTAGGCCCAATTACGCCCTTGGGTGGTTTATTTCTAGTATTGGGGTGGGGTTTGTTGCTCTATGTCTTTGTAAAGAACATGGTATAG
- a CDS encoding SDR family NAD(P)-dependent oxidoreductase, with protein MSKFKDKVVVISGGNSGIGLEAVKGFLSEGAKVIFSGRRQQALDEVSKDLSGKFKTVLADQSKLADNEKLIDEAVNTYGKIDVLFVNAGVAFFSPADQIDEDHFDTQFNINIKGPMFLVKHAIPNIKDGGTVIFNTSIVHQKGFDGGSVYSATKGALRAYARVLTTELAPRKIRVNSIAPGPIGTPIYEKMGMPSEVVEEMGQGFAEMVPLKRFGEPKEIADAVLFLASTNASYVNGIELSIDGGLSQI; from the coding sequence ATGAGTAAATTCAAGGACAAAGTAGTGGTTATTTCAGGCGGTAACTCTGGAATAGGATTAGAGGCGGTAAAGGGTTTTTTAAGTGAAGGGGCCAAAGTCATTTTTTCAGGAAGAAGGCAACAAGCACTTGATGAAGTCTCCAAAGATTTATCGGGAAAGTTTAAAACCGTTCTAGCGGATCAGTCAAAACTTGCCGATAATGAAAAATTGATTGACGAAGCAGTGAACACCTATGGTAAAATTGATGTACTCTTCGTGAATGCTGGAGTGGCATTTTTTTCGCCGGCCGATCAAATTGATGAAGATCATTTTGACACACAGTTTAATATAAACATTAAAGGACCCATGTTCTTGGTAAAACACGCCATTCCAAATATCAAGGACGGCGGCACCGTTATTTTCAATACTTCAATTGTCCATCAGAAAGGGTTTGACGGGGGCTCGGTATACAGTGCCACTAAAGGAGCTTTGAGAGCATATGCCAGGGTACTTACAACTGAACTGGCACCAAGAAAAATTAGAGTGAACTCTATTGCACCGGGACCTATAGGTACGCCTATTTACGAAAAAATGGGAATGCCATCGGAAGTGGTTGAGGAAATGGGACAAGGTTTTGCAGAAATGGTCCCGTTGAAGCGTTTTGGCGAACCAAAGGAAATTGCAGATGCAGTATTGTTTTTGGCCTCGACCAATGCTAGCTACGTAAATGGGATAGAATTGTCAATAGATGGTGGACTAAGCCAGATATAA
- a CDS encoding TetR/AcrR family transcriptional regulator — MPRFEEFDKQTVLKKAMNVFWEKGYNGTSMQDLVEATGLNRSSIYNSFGSKLELYQGTLSYYQKESGGMFQRALLKAQNPLDAIRYVFEGFLPEILGDEKAKGCFSMNCKAEMGNQNKDIRKWLLNTQEHTLTVFQDLISDGQEQGVINKKQDAKSYAYFVFNAFQGFRMTGILIKNESVLQNIINNTIQVIQ; from the coding sequence ATGCCCAGATTTGAGGAGTTTGATAAACAGACTGTACTGAAAAAAGCCATGAATGTTTTTTGGGAGAAAGGTTACAATGGCACCTCTATGCAGGATTTAGTAGAGGCTACAGGTCTTAATAGGTCTAGCATCTACAATTCTTTTGGCTCAAAATTAGAACTATATCAAGGAACGTTATCTTATTATCAAAAAGAGTCAGGAGGTATGTTCCAAAGAGCTTTATTAAAGGCACAGAACCCATTGGATGCCATACGTTATGTATTTGAGGGGTTTTTGCCTGAAATCCTAGGCGATGAGAAGGCAAAAGGATGCTTTTCCATGAACTGTAAGGCAGAAATGGGCAATCAGAACAAAGATATACGTAAATGGTTGCTTAATACGCAAGAACATACTTTGACCGTTTTTCAAGATTTGATTTCAGATGGTCAAGAACAAGGGGTTATCAACAAAAAACAAGATGCTAAAAGTTATGCGTATTTTGTTTTCAATGCCTTTCAAGGATTTCGAATGACAGGTATATTGATAAAAAATGAGTCAGTTTTACAAAATATAATAAACAATACGATTCAAGTAATCCAATAA
- a CDS encoding nuclear transport factor 2 family protein: protein METKEIATKLVDWCKQGDFEKPYQELYSPKIKSIENDGSGEGAIAEGFEGIQKKGEWWKENFEVHNTSVSEPIVADNWFSVKFEMDTTHKPSGHRSTMSEIAVYEVKEGKIVKEQFFYDQE, encoded by the coding sequence ATGGAAACAAAGGAGATTGCCACCAAACTGGTGGACTGGTGCAAACAAGGAGATTTCGAAAAACCTTATCAAGAACTGTACAGCCCAAAGATTAAAAGTATTGAAAACGATGGGAGTGGGGAAGGTGCCATTGCAGAAGGTTTTGAAGGAATTCAAAAAAAAGGGGAGTGGTGGAAAGAAAATTTTGAAGTGCACAACACATCGGTGTCCGAGCCTATTGTCGCCGACAATTGGTTTTCCGTCAAGTTTGAGATGGATACGACCCACAAGCCCTCGGGCCATCGTTCAACAATGTCAGAGATAGCCGTTTATGAGGTAAAAGAAGGAAAGATAGTAAAAGAGCAGTTCTTTTACGATCAAGAGTAA
- a CDS encoding S41 family peptidase gives MKRLFFIPILLTISFLSAQGTQLLRQPTVSGSDIVFVYANDLWKTSTDGGVAIRLTSNEGYESLPHFSPDGKTIAFTAEYDGNIDVYVIGSQGGEPKRLTFHPSADLVQGWTPDGEVLFRSGREAKPTLTDRFYTISVNGSFPTAIDLPNAAFGEISPNGKYIAYVPLRAWDAEWRNYRGGQAVPIWIVDMGTKELTTVPQPTKERHLDPVWLNNKVYYLSERDFASNIWSFDIETKEEEQITFHKKFDVKSLDSDKTNIVYEQGGYLHLLNPKTGTAKKLDITVHGDMNFARPRWENVTARQLSNPNISPTGKRAIFEHRGDIFTVPKENGTWRNLTNSSGIADRAPVWSPKGDKVAWFSDKSGEYQLVVADQDGTDQKYYPLPKPTFYFQPDWSPDGNHIAYSDTDYNIWVINLISGNTEKIATDNYAHPNRTMDPVWSPDSKWVAYPKQLKSHFKAVFAYNIDSKQTVQLTDGMADAISPVWDENGKYLYFLASTNYGLQSGWLDMSSYDTDLTRSLYAIVLSKTDKAPNLPKTDEEEAEKPSTSSEKQKKKGKNDKNDEKAAESVKVQLDADGIFNRAIALKLEDRNYTALAKGPKNTIFIAEAIPNEDGLKVHSYDVEKMKADEFATGISEMVVSFDRKNILLNQKGSWVLSSTTGKPDPNKDNLAIAIKIKVDPTQEYEQIFKEGWRFMRDFLYVDNVHGAPWDTIYEWYSPWIKSVRHRTDLNYVVDILSGEVAVGHSFVYGGDFPDIERVGVGLLGADLSIHNGFYKIDKIYTGENWNPDLYAPLAQPGINVKTGNYITAINGKKLTPDQNPYELLEQTADREITITVNNTPNSNGGKDVLIKPVPSERGLRTYDWMEGNRRKVDELSNGKLAYVYVPNTGGGGFTAFNRYYFSQQDKKGVIIDERNNGGGSAADYMIDIMSRELFGYFNSRTESNRPWTTPMAGIWGPKVMLINENAGSGGDLLPYMFHAKKIGPLVGTRTWGGLVGTWDTPNFIDGGKMVAPRGGFFDVDGKWAVEGDGIAPDIEVIQNPKMVLEGKDPQLEKGVEEAMRLLKTKEFTMKPEPAPPVRWKRPEGYNKK, from the coding sequence ATGAAACGCCTATTTTTTATACCCATTTTGCTTACTATCTCTTTTCTTTCGGCACAGGGCACCCAATTATTGCGCCAACCTACAGTATCGGGTTCTGACATTGTTTTTGTGTACGCGAACGATCTCTGGAAAACTTCAACCGATGGCGGCGTCGCCATACGCTTAACAAGCAATGAGGGGTATGAATCCTTGCCGCATTTTTCGCCCGATGGTAAGACTATAGCGTTTACTGCGGAATATGATGGGAATATAGATGTTTATGTCATAGGTTCCCAAGGGGGTGAGCCCAAACGTTTGACCTTTCACCCCAGTGCCGACCTCGTACAAGGTTGGACACCCGATGGCGAAGTCCTGTTCCGTTCGGGAAGGGAAGCGAAACCAACATTGACCGATAGGTTTTACACGATTTCGGTAAATGGGAGTTTCCCCACTGCAATCGATTTACCCAATGCCGCCTTTGGGGAGATTTCCCCTAATGGCAAATATATAGCCTATGTACCCTTACGGGCTTGGGATGCCGAATGGCGCAACTATCGAGGTGGCCAGGCCGTTCCTATATGGATAGTTGATATGGGCACCAAAGAACTAACCACCGTGCCGCAACCCACAAAAGAGCGTCATTTAGATCCCGTGTGGCTCAACAATAAGGTATACTATTTGTCAGAACGTGATTTTGCCAGTAACATCTGGTCTTTTGATATCGAGACCAAAGAAGAGGAACAGATTACCTTTCACAAAAAATTTGATGTTAAGAGTTTGGATTCGGACAAAACGAACATTGTTTACGAACAGGGCGGATATCTTCACCTCTTGAACCCAAAAACGGGTACGGCCAAAAAATTGGACATTACGGTACATGGCGATATGAACTTTGCACGGCCCAGATGGGAAAATGTTACCGCCCGCCAACTATCCAACCCCAATATATCACCCACAGGAAAGCGGGCTATTTTTGAGCATAGGGGCGACATATTTACCGTACCCAAAGAAAATGGAACCTGGCGTAATCTTACAAATTCTTCGGGTATAGCGGACAGGGCCCCTGTTTGGTCCCCCAAAGGGGACAAAGTGGCCTGGTTTTCGGATAAGAGCGGGGAATATCAACTCGTAGTCGCCGACCAAGACGGTACGGACCAAAAATACTATCCGCTTCCCAAACCTACTTTTTATTTTCAGCCCGATTGGTCTCCGGATGGCAATCACATTGCCTATTCCGATACCGATTACAACATTTGGGTCATTAACCTCATTAGCGGGAATACAGAAAAGATAGCTACCGACAATTATGCCCATCCCAATCGCACCATGGACCCTGTTTGGTCTCCCGATAGTAAATGGGTCGCTTATCCCAAGCAATTGAAAAGTCATTTTAAGGCGGTTTTCGCTTATAATATCGATTCAAAACAAACAGTTCAATTGACCGATGGCATGGCTGATGCCATTAGCCCCGTTTGGGACGAAAATGGAAAATATCTATATTTTTTGGCCAGTACCAATTATGGACTACAATCCGGTTGGTTGGATATGAGCTCATATGACACCGATCTTACCCGTAGTTTGTATGCCATAGTTTTATCAAAAACGGATAAAGCCCCCAATTTGCCAAAAACGGATGAGGAAGAGGCAGAAAAACCGTCCACGTCATCGGAAAAACAAAAAAAGAAAGGCAAAAATGATAAAAACGATGAAAAGGCTGCCGAATCGGTCAAGGTACAGCTAGATGCCGATGGCATCTTTAATCGTGCCATAGCCTTAAAATTAGAAGACCGAAATTATACTGCCTTGGCAAAAGGTCCGAAAAATACCATCTTTATCGCGGAGGCTATCCCAAATGAAGATGGACTCAAAGTACATTCGTACGATGTTGAAAAAATGAAGGCCGATGAGTTTGCCACCGGCATTTCGGAAATGGTAGTCTCATTTGACCGTAAAAACATCCTTTTAAATCAAAAAGGTTCGTGGGTACTTTCGTCAACAACAGGCAAACCCGATCCCAATAAGGATAATCTTGCCATAGCCATCAAAATAAAAGTAGACCCGACCCAAGAATATGAACAGATTTTTAAAGAGGGATGGCGTTTTATGCGCGATTTCCTTTATGTAGATAACGTACACGGTGCTCCTTGGGACACCATATACGAATGGTATTCCCCTTGGATAAAAAGTGTTCGGCACCGTACAGACCTCAACTACGTAGTAGATATCTTGAGCGGTGAGGTTGCCGTTGGGCATTCTTTTGTGTACGGAGGGGATTTTCCTGACATAGAAAGAGTTGGAGTAGGCCTTTTAGGTGCCGACCTATCAATACACAACGGTTTTTATAAAATAGATAAAATATACACCGGCGAGAATTGGAATCCCGATTTGTACGCTCCATTGGCGCAACCGGGAATCAATGTAAAAACGGGTAATTATATTACGGCCATTAACGGAAAAAAACTTACGCCCGACCAAAATCCTTATGAGCTGTTGGAACAGACGGCCGACAGGGAAATTACGATTACGGTAAACAATACACCCAATTCAAATGGTGGAAAAGATGTTCTCATTAAACCCGTACCAAGCGAACGCGGGCTAAGAACCTATGATTGGATGGAAGGTAACCGAAGAAAGGTAGATGAACTTTCCAACGGAAAATTGGCCTACGTATACGTACCCAATACAGGAGGCGGGGGATTTACCGCGTTCAACCGGTACTACTTTTCGCAACAAGACAAAAAAGGGGTGATTATCGATGAACGAAATAACGGCGGTGGTTCGGCGGCAGATTATATGATCGATATCATGTCCAGGGAGCTTTTTGGCTATTTTAATAGCAGAACGGAAAGCAACCGGCCCTGGACGACCCCAATGGCAGGCATTTGGGGACCAAAAGTGATGTTGATCAACGAGAACGCAGGGTCTGGCGGCGATTTATTGCCCTACATGTTCCATGCGAAAAAAATCGGTCCGCTCGTGGGCACAAGAACTTGGGGTGGATTGGTAGGCACTTGGGACACCCCGAATTTTATCGACGGTGGAAAAATGGTGGCGCCCCGAGGTGGTTTTTTTGATGTGGACGGCAAATGGGCCGTTGAAGGCGACGGCATAGCCCCCGATATTGAAGTGATACAAAATCCTAAAATGGTATTGGAGGGCAAAGACCCCCAATTGGAAAAAGGCGTGGAAGAGGCCATGCGCTTATTAAAAACCAAAGAGTTCACGATGAAACCAGAACCTGCACCACCTGTACGATGGAAACGACCCGAGGGGTATAATAAGAAATAA